The Phoenix dactylifera cultivar Barhee BC4 chromosome 9, palm_55x_up_171113_PBpolish2nd_filt_p, whole genome shotgun sequence genome window below encodes:
- the LOC120111851 gene encoding uncharacterized protein LOC120111851, whose amino-acid sequence MDDELLHALRNVIYKMEPDPEVAASCIEETKLFREGSHSFGQRPAVVSKTTMNPAEWWIHFGGSAKNLKRIAIRILSQTVSSSGCERNWSTFGLIHSKQRNHLTQKRLNDLVYVHYNLRLRLKCIQEEVELKYADPIYRTFTDDDDNPMLDWLAAQQREPELDEPGSPRRPASIIATEAMVDPQQWAERNVPRTPTADMTWLEGSQSPHDWYDAPVQRDDPLMRGRGRGRSRTQSTRSGGRQSQQRRKGKERAPMESVEEETWTSSDEGSGGDGSTSHGGSRRQYGTTYETQPEKSFRYTGESQFTHATQDTDHGRPSNIGRSDTIAYRRRAPRGRSRGQDAAADDLPCGVGSIDVSSSESSYYPRPQPAYGYGASESSSGGYYPAQPGGSYGSDFGAGIFGWTPYQDTSQSQSFSDRSESSYDPTRIPRGLSIQDYNAAWLEGWVDLPPYYADDPDIDEKHRHSTRF is encoded by the exons atggatgatgaacttcttcatgctctgcgtaatgttatttataagatggagcctgatccagaagTCGCCGCGTCATGTATAGAAGAG accaaattatttagagagggcagccATAGCTTTGGACAGCGACCAGCTGTCGTGAGCAAGACAACTATGAATCCAG ctgaatggtggattcattttggcggatccgcaaaaaatcttaagcggatagctatccggatcctctcccAAACGGTCTCCTCGAGTGGCTGTGAGCGCAACTGGTCCACCTTCGGCCTCATCCACAGCAAACAGAGAAACCATTTGACacaaaagcgcctcaacgatctagtttatgtgcactacaatctgcggttgaggctaaaatgcattcaggaggaagtggagctcaagtatgcaGATCCCATCTATAGGACTTTtacagatgatgatgataatcctATGCTCGACTGGCTTGCGGCCCAGCAGCGCGAGCCCGAGCTTGATGAGCCAGGATCGCCTCGACGACCAGCCAGCATCATAGCCACCGAGGCTATGGTCGATCCACagcaatgggctgagcgcaaCGTTCCACGCACTCCTACAGCTGATATGACGTGGCTAGAGGGGAGCCAGTCACCGCATGACTGGTACGATGCTCCCGTTCAAAGAGATGATCCTCTCATGCGAGGACGAGGACGAGGACGCTCTCGTACCCAGTCGACTCGATCAGGAGGGCGTCAATCccagcaaagaagaaaaggcaAGGAAAGggccccaatggagagtgtcgaagaggagacttggaccagcagcgatgaaggttctggtggtgatggatctacTAGCCATGGAGGAAGTAGAAGACAGTATGGTACTACTTATGAGACACAGCCGGAGAAAAGTTTTCGATACACCGGTGAGTCTCAGTTTACGCATGCTACACAAGATACGGACCACGGTAGGCCGTCTAATATAGGCCGGTCGGATACCATTGCATATCGAAGAagagctcctcgaggtcgttcaaGAGGCCAggatgcagctgcagatgacctcCCATGtggagtcggatccattgatgtATCAAGTTCCGAGTCTTCCTATTATCCGCGGCCTCAGCCAgcctatggatatggtgcatcgGAGTCATCTTCCGGTGGCTACTACCCTGCGCAGCCCGGAGGGTCTTACGGGTCAGATTTTGGTGCCGGCATATTCGGATGGACCCCTTATcaagacacctctcagagccagagctttAGCGATAGATCCGAGAGTTCTTATGACCCGACGCGCATTCCTCGAGGATtgagcatacaagactacaatgccgcttggttagagggatgggttgatctgcctccatattatgctgatgatccagatattgacgagaagcatcgccactcgacccgattttag